One window of Candidatus Neomarinimicrobiota bacterium genomic DNA carries:
- the rpsP gene encoding 30S ribosomal protein S16 yields the protein MAVKIRLKRLGRRKRPFFRVVAIDSRSRRDGAEIERLGWYDPLVEGGEKMSLKEDRILYWLKVGAQPSNTVKSLLSQAGIGLKWHLMRNGKSEAEVAAAMSEWEQQQLEQRRRREALASQKKRAPKEKAAADAQAEAAAADEAPAGQDVVAAEAESIETEPVAEGVADEAIEQPAAGEATAKGAAEPEAAPETQAPAPADGAEAEAAPEAKAPVPADGAETAEAPEAEAPVPADEAESVEVPKAKAPIPADGAEAAEAPDAKAPAPADQTVAATPAEAATVLEDTDEIEEPSEPVAVDEPVTDEPAAEPVPTDEDVGNEAAAPPETAEKPKAKSKAAAKKKPAPTKAAKTSKSAKSAKSAKSAKAAKAGKDEDTDAGD from the coding sequence TTGGCGGTTAAGATTCGACTCAAGCGCCTGGGAAGGCGCAAGCGCCCGTTTTTCAGGGTGGTAGCGATTGATTCTCGCAGCCGGCGCGACGGCGCCGAAATCGAGCGGTTGGGCTGGTACGATCCGCTCGTCGAGGGCGGGGAAAAGATGAGCCTCAAGGAGGACCGCATACTCTATTGGCTGAAGGTGGGCGCCCAACCTTCCAATACTGTAAAGAGTCTCCTCTCACAAGCCGGAATCGGCCTCAAATGGCACCTCATGCGCAACGGCAAGAGCGAGGCGGAGGTGGCCGCCGCCATGTCTGAATGGGAGCAGCAGCAGCTTGAGCAGCGGCGCCGCAGGGAGGCGTTGGCATCTCAGAAGAAGCGCGCACCCAAGGAAAAAGCCGCAGCTGACGCCCAAGCTGAGGCCGCCGCGGCAGATGAGGCGCCCGCCGGGCAGGATGTGGTGGCGGCCGAAGCCGAATCAATAGAGACGGAACCGGTCGCGGAGGGGGTGGCCGACGAAGCCATCGAGCAGCCGGCAGCGGGAGAGGCAACTGCCAAGGGAGCAGCTGAGCCGGAAGCAGCCCCCGAAACACAAGCACCCGCACCTGCCGATGGAGCCGAAGCTGAAGCAGCCCCTGAGGCAAAAGCACCCGTACCTGCGGACGGAGCCGAAACTGCAGAAGCCCCAGAAGCAGAAGCACCAGTTCCTGCCGATGAAGCCGAATCTGTAGAAGTCCCTAAAGCAAAAGCACCCATACCTGCCGATGGAGCTGAAGCTGCAGAGGCCCCTGATGCAAAAGCACCCGCACCTGCCGACCAAACTGTCGCTGCGACACCGGCAGAGGCTGCGACGGTACTAGAAGATACTGATGAGATAGAAGAACCGTCGGAACCGGTAGCAGTCGACGAGCCCGTGACAGATGAACCCGCAGCCGAACCGGTGCCCACTGATGAGGACGTCGGCAATGAAGCTGCGGCTCCGCCGGAAACCGCCGAGAAGCCTAAAGCCAAATCTAAGGCTGCTGCCAAAAAGAAACCGGCTCCCACCAAGGCGGCCAAAACGTCCAAGTCCGCCAAGTCCGCCAAGTCTGCCAAGTCTGCCAAGGCCGCCAAGGCCGGCAAGGACGAGGACACCGATGCCGGCGACTAG
- a CDS encoding SDR family oxidoreductase has translation MSATMIITGASSGIGRAVAQRLAQWEGSLVLSGRSHRRLAETRASVAAQGARATTFACDLTAPDQVHELVAFAETQGPLRAVVLSAGTGQGAPVGEQPIDRWRKIVEDNLLGHYHLTRAALAPMAQRKQGHFVFVNSVAGLRAFPGSSAYVAAKHGLRGFADTLRQEARAYGVKVTSLFPGATDTEWWDKQEGEFRRDLMLKPEQVADAVEFVLSLGGEGVVEELVMRHLSGDF, from the coding sequence ATGTCTGCAACCATGATTATTACCGGCGCCAGTTCAGGTATTGGCCGCGCCGTGGCCCAGCGGCTGGCCCAATGGGAGGGCAGTCTGGTGCTCAGCGGCCGGTCCCACCGGCGCCTGGCTGAGACCCGTGCCTCGGTGGCAGCCCAAGGGGCTCGGGCGACGACCTTTGCCTGCGATCTGACCGCTCCGGACCAGGTCCATGAGTTGGTGGCTTTCGCCGAGACCCAGGGTCCGTTGCGCGCGGTGGTGCTGTCGGCCGGGACGGGCCAGGGGGCGCCTGTGGGCGAGCAACCCATTGATCGGTGGCGCAAGATTGTGGAGGACAACCTGCTGGGCCATTACCACCTCACCCGAGCTGCCCTCGCGCCCATGGCCCAGCGCAAGCAAGGGCACTTCGTGTTTGTCAATTCAGTTGCGGGTCTGCGGGCATTTCCGGGGAGCAGCGCTTACGTGGCAGCCAAGCATGGGCTGCGCGGCTTCGCCGACACCCTGCGCCAGGAGGCCCGCGCCTACGGCGTGAAGGTCACAAGCCTGTTTCCCGGCGCCACCGATACCGAGTGGTGGGACAAACAGGAGGGTGAGTTTCGCCGCGACCTAATGCTGAAGCCGGAGCAGGTGGCCGACGCCGTGGAATTCGTGCTTTCATTGGGCGGCGAGGGGGTTGTGGAAGAGCTGGTTATGCGGCACCTGTCGGGAGATTTCTAG
- the porU gene encoding type IX secretion system sortase PorU — protein MQRLGSRAITGILLAVSAYGQSGQTERLTLDITFPQAVASVEAGEVYRLSSATAAVEREGRWVAIYRWLLSAADTDRIEARLTGDRWEALPGGALALPPGQAISVHSPQTRGGLQIVLLDLVPWRMSGGQLQVLREGRVEVTIRHRSHDALAGPGRPAFPTTRLVNQVLVAAPPRKSRIPGVPLALPSAGESWLKIPLQDDGIYQLTGSYLSEAGVALSTLDVEAVKLFVPGHLGRPMHDAVGAPFLENLVELPILVRDGGDGVLDAGDDILFYGQGPRGFDLAGKELAFRQNPYTDTAYAWLQMPPSGGGPPGARIASGPPYSPSGPVLTSGRTRTRREVDIFNGFDSGPHWHEAAIRRGSGFAALLATPALRTSDTTRLWVRLRGGNDRGSHQVSLSLNQVALLTSAVWTAHRDITLAPGPSLIATAVATDQNIISLDNVTSNSDPQEEVWMDWVELSYGIDLVAGDGALTFLLPALGAATVIGLTGFSTEPTVLDISDPAAPVRQQLQQSGDQWLFALEAVGVAQRYAAATDAALRTPGPATYYDQLDFTSLRRPDLQADYIIITADALLSAARELAAIHSQEVRPTLRLTTLVTTVNDIYREFSGGMTDPFALRAFLRWARENWLAPAPILVALFGDGDFDYRNLSGLSRNLVPTIQVDGSSEITSRTADDRFVYLDSVAVGSPLPAMGIGRIAAATPDEAEAVLAAVRSYMVTPEPGSWRLRVLLAADDTERPNTGETFFVAESEWATGMLPPYLRVSKIYLTEYPEVLDPATNTVVKPDGTAALINIVNQGVALINYVGHGSATQWAQEQLLKMDRDRSLLLPGNRLPVWFAGTCTWGRFDQLDSPSMSEVLTVSSEYAAIGVISAVRSVFASANFRFIRDLFTASFPDRSPAPLRIGQILQNAKGGGDSDEKFHLFGDPAILMAFPRDPLSLNAVAPDTLMVLSTATYSGSTVGGAISAGEALVTVLDAPRTVTRSYRSLAGDARTITYSLPGGPIFRGAATISGGAFQGQFVVPRDINYSGNPASLIAYGWSAGEDLLVEQIGHRNDLVIRGTAAAVLDSVGPLAALYWNERTLVTGDVLPLGAELVVELQDPLGINLTGEVGHAVRLWVDDEIDAQIVDHLFQYDIDSHTTGRFAYRFDPALSGAHSLNVEAWDGANNKTLRAWNLQLTLEEALDVADLFNYPNPFDRHTEFVYTLSTPAEVKITVFTLNGVKVVSLSSMGTQGHGFQRLPWDGTDHFGDQVANGAYLYLFSAEADGQTITRWGRLARLR, from the coding sequence ATGCAACGCCTCGGCTCTCGTGCCATCACCGGCATCCTGCTGGCTGTGTCGGCTTACGGGCAGTCCGGACAGACGGAGCGGCTCACCCTGGACATCACCTTTCCCCAGGCGGTGGCCAGCGTGGAAGCGGGTGAGGTTTACCGCCTGAGCAGCGCTACCGCGGCTGTTGAGCGGGAGGGCCGGTGGGTGGCCATCTACCGCTGGCTGCTCTCAGCTGCGGACACCGACCGCATTGAAGCCCGGCTGACGGGCGACCGCTGGGAGGCGCTGCCCGGTGGGGCTCTTGCGCTGCCGCCCGGCCAGGCCATAAGTGTGCACTCTCCGCAGACCAGAGGCGGCCTGCAAATCGTGCTGCTGGACCTGGTGCCCTGGCGCATGTCCGGTGGCCAGCTCCAGGTGCTCAGGGAAGGCCGGGTGGAGGTGACCATCCGCCACCGGAGCCATGACGCCCTGGCCGGACCGGGTCGCCCCGCGTTTCCCACCACTCGGCTGGTTAACCAGGTGCTGGTCGCCGCGCCGCCGAGGAAGTCAAGGATTCCCGGCGTGCCGTTGGCGTTACCGTCGGCGGGCGAGTCGTGGCTGAAAATCCCCCTCCAGGATGACGGCATCTACCAATTGACGGGCAGCTATCTGTCTGAGGCCGGCGTGGCGCTGTCCACGCTGGATGTGGAGGCTGTGAAACTTTTCGTACCCGGGCACTTGGGCCGGCCCATGCATGATGCGGTGGGGGCGCCCTTCTTGGAGAACCTGGTGGAACTGCCCATCCTTGTCAGGGACGGCGGCGACGGTGTACTGGATGCGGGGGACGATATTCTGTTTTACGGCCAGGGACCCCGGGGCTTCGATCTGGCAGGCAAGGAACTGGCCTTCCGCCAAAATCCGTATACCGACACCGCCTATGCGTGGCTGCAGATGCCCCCTTCCGGCGGGGGGCCGCCGGGAGCGCGTATCGCCAGCGGCCCCCCTTACAGCCCGTCAGGACCGGTGCTCACCTCCGGACGCACCCGCACCCGGCGGGAGGTGGACATCTTCAACGGGTTTGATTCCGGTCCCCACTGGCACGAGGCGGCCATACGGAGGGGGTCGGGCTTTGCGGCACTGCTGGCCACCCCGGCCTTGCGCACCAGCGATACGACCCGACTGTGGGTACGCCTGCGAGGGGGCAACGATCGTGGTAGCCACCAGGTAAGCCTGTCCCTCAATCAGGTGGCCCTGCTCACCTCGGCCGTTTGGACGGCCCATCGGGATATCACCCTGGCGCCGGGTCCCTCCCTCATCGCCACGGCGGTGGCCACGGATCAGAACATCATCAGTCTGGACAACGTCACGTCGAATTCTGACCCACAGGAAGAGGTGTGGATGGACTGGGTGGAACTGTCTTACGGCATTGACCTTGTAGCCGGCGATGGTGCGCTGACCTTTCTGCTGCCGGCCCTGGGTGCCGCCACCGTTATTGGGCTGACGGGATTTTCAACGGAGCCCACGGTTCTCGACATCAGCGATCCAGCCGCACCCGTAAGGCAGCAGCTGCAGCAGAGCGGGGATCAGTGGCTGTTTGCGCTGGAGGCTGTGGGCGTGGCGCAACGCTATGCCGCTGCCACGGATGCCGCCCTGCGGACCCCGGGACCGGCCACCTACTATGACCAGCTGGACTTTACCAGCCTGCGCCGCCCGGACCTGCAGGCCGACTACATTATTATAACAGCGGATGCTCTCCTGTCCGCCGCGCGGGAGTTGGCCGCCATTCACAGCCAGGAGGTGCGGCCCACGCTGCGCCTGACGACCCTGGTGACCACAGTCAATGACATCTACCGCGAGTTTTCCGGCGGCATGACCGATCCCTTCGCTCTACGCGCCTTCCTGCGCTGGGCGCGGGAGAACTGGCTGGCCCCGGCGCCTATTCTGGTGGCGCTGTTCGGCGATGGCGATTTCGACTACCGCAATTTGTCCGGGCTGAGCCGTAACCTGGTGCCCACGATCCAGGTGGATGGCTCCTCGGAGATCACCTCCCGTACCGCGGATGACCGGTTCGTTTATCTGGACTCGGTGGCGGTGGGCTCCCCGCTGCCGGCCATGGGCATCGGCCGTATCGCGGCGGCCACCCCCGACGAGGCCGAAGCCGTGCTGGCGGCGGTGCGCAGCTACATGGTCACGCCGGAGCCGGGTTCCTGGCGCCTACGGGTTCTGCTGGCGGCCGACGATACCGAGCGGCCCAATACGGGTGAGACGTTTTTCGTGGCGGAATCGGAGTGGGCCACGGGCATGCTTCCGCCTTATTTGCGGGTCTCCAAGATCTACCTGACCGAGTATCCCGAGGTCCTGGACCCCGCCACCAACACGGTGGTAAAGCCCGATGGAACCGCCGCCTTGATCAACATTGTGAATCAAGGCGTGGCCCTCATCAATTATGTCGGGCATGGCAGCGCCACCCAGTGGGCACAGGAGCAACTGCTGAAAATGGACCGTGACCGGAGCTTGCTCCTGCCCGGCAATCGGTTACCCGTCTGGTTCGCCGGCACCTGCACGTGGGGCCGGTTCGACCAGCTGGACAGCCCCAGCATGAGCGAGGTTCTCACGGTCAGCAGCGAGTATGCGGCCATCGGAGTGATTTCCGCCGTACGGTCGGTCTTCGCCTCGGCCAACTTCCGGTTTATCCGCGACCTGTTCACAGCGAGCTTTCCGGATCGCAGCCCGGCGCCTTTGCGCATAGGACAGATTTTGCAGAATGCCAAGGGGGGCGGTGACTCGGACGAGAAGTTTCACCTGTTCGGCGACCCGGCCATTCTGATGGCCTTCCCTCGCGACCCGCTGAGCCTGAATGCGGTAGCGCCCGATACACTGATGGTGCTCAGCACCGCCACCTACTCGGGGTCGACGGTGGGCGGAGCCATCTCCGCCGGTGAGGCGCTGGTGACGGTGCTGGACGCCCCCCGGACAGTGACCCGCAGCTACCGCTCGCTGGCGGGCGATGCCCGCACCATCACCTACAGCCTCCCGGGAGGCCCCATTTTCAGAGGCGCGGCCACCATCAGCGGCGGCGCCTTCCAGGGGCAATTTGTCGTACCCCGAGACATCAACTATAGCGGCAACCCCGCCTCCCTGATCGCCTACGGATGGTCGGCAGGGGAGGACCTCCTGGTGGAGCAGATCGGCCACCGGAACGATCTCGTCATCCGGGGGACGGCCGCAGCCGTGCTTGACAGTGTGGGTCCGCTGGCGGCGCTATATTGGAACGAACGCACGCTTGTGACCGGAGACGTGCTGCCCCTAGGGGCCGAGTTGGTGGTGGAGCTGCAGGACCCCCTGGGCATCAACCTCACCGGCGAAGTGGGCCATGCGGTGCGGCTGTGGGTTGATGATGAGATCGACGCCCAGATCGTGGACCACCTGTTTCAGTATGATATCGACAGCCACACAACGGGCCGCTTTGCATACCGGTTCGACCCTGCTTTGTCAGGTGCTCACAGCTTGAATGTCGAGGCCTGGGACGGGGCGAATAACAAAACACTGCGGGCCTGGAATTTACAGCTGACCCTGGAGGAAGCACTGGACGTGGCGGACCTGTTCAACTACCCCAATCCGTTCGACAGGCACACGGAGTTTGTCTACACCCTCTCGACACCTGCGGAGGTGAAGATCACCGTGTTCACCCTCAACGGGGTGAAAGTAGTGAGCCTGTCTTCCATGGGTACGCAGGGGCATGGCTTCCAGCGCCTGCCCTGGGATGGGACGGATCACTTTGGCGACCAGGTGGCCAACGGCGCCTACCTGTATCTCTTCAGCGCCGAGGCCGACGGTCAGACCATCACTCGATGGGGACGGCTGGCCCGCCTCAGATGA
- the trmD gene encoding tRNA (guanosine(37)-N1)-methyltransferase TrmD translates to MRIDIITPFPDMVTAVVGTSILGRAVEGGLVDLHLHNLYEFAAEPHHKIDDEPYGGGAGMVLRPEPVFRAFDAVLKAAGPAAAPRVIYPTPDSRPFTQSDAESLARSPHLVFIAGHYKGVDQRVRETLVTDEYSVGDFVVTGGELPALLMLDAVVRLQEGALHDPESARSDSFSSNLLDYPHYTRPREYRGATVPEVLLSGDHGKIAAWRQERREARTRERRPDIWRTYISTAGHTVGDRRG, encoded by the coding sequence CTGCGCATCGACATCATCACCCCTTTCCCGGATATGGTGACCGCAGTTGTCGGCACCAGCATTTTGGGCCGCGCGGTGGAGGGCGGGTTGGTGGACCTGCACCTGCACAATCTGTACGAGTTTGCCGCTGAGCCCCACCATAAGATTGACGACGAGCCTTACGGCGGCGGCGCCGGGATGGTGCTCAGGCCCGAGCCGGTGTTCCGGGCCTTTGACGCCGTGCTGAAGGCGGCCGGCCCCGCTGCAGCGCCCCGGGTGATCTATCCCACGCCGGACAGCCGGCCTTTTACCCAGTCCGATGCAGAAAGTCTGGCCCGCAGCCCGCACCTGGTCTTCATCGCCGGCCATTACAAAGGGGTGGACCAGCGGGTGCGCGAAACGCTGGTTACGGACGAGTATTCCGTGGGCGATTTCGTGGTAACGGGCGGGGAACTGCCGGCCCTGTTGATGCTGGACGCGGTTGTGCGGCTGCAGGAGGGGGCGCTGCACGACCCGGAGTCAGCCAGGAGCGACTCCTTCAGCAGCAACCTGCTGGACTACCCGCACTACACCCGTCCCCGGGAGTATCGCGGTGCCACGGTGCCCGAGGTGCTGCTTTCCGGGGATCACGGCAAGATTGCCGCCTGGCGCCAGGAGCGTCGTGAAGCCAGGACCCGGGAGCGGCGTCCCGATATCTGGCGGACGTATATTTCGACTGCCGGACACACGGTGGGGGACCGGCGTGGATAA
- the rimM gene encoding 16S rRNA processing protein RimM: protein MTANSQAGADTRRIPVGTVMKAHGLAGEVKVRLHLSDPGMLSTLHTLTGEFPDGRMQSLELERVSPQGAGVRLAFKGIHSRTSADALRGVTLSVARTDLPALAEGEYYLGDLVGYAVVTEDGPTLGEVQDVWDLPANDVLQVAAADGEVLIPLVDEVVRDIDHGEKRVVIRIMEGLLD from the coding sequence GTGACGGCCAATTCGCAGGCGGGCGCAGACACGCGCCGCATACCGGTAGGTACCGTGATGAAAGCGCACGGGCTTGCCGGCGAAGTGAAAGTCCGTCTGCATCTGAGCGACCCAGGCATGCTGAGCACTTTGCATACACTCACCGGCGAGTTCCCCGACGGCCGAATGCAGTCGTTGGAGCTGGAGCGGGTGAGCCCCCAGGGAGCTGGCGTCCGCCTGGCCTTCAAGGGCATCCATAGCCGCACCTCTGCGGACGCCTTGCGCGGCGTGACTCTGTCGGTGGCGCGCACCGATTTGCCCGCCCTGGCGGAAGGCGAGTACTACCTGGGCGATCTGGTGGGTTATGCGGTGGTCACAGAAGACGGCCCCACGCTCGGTGAGGTGCAGGATGTGTGGGATCTGCCCGCCAACGACGTGCTCCAGGTGGCCGCCGCCGACGGAGAGGTGCTGATCCCGCTGGTGGACGAAGTGGTCCGGGATATCGATCACGGCGAAAAGCGGGTGGTCATAAGAATCATGGAAGGTTTGCTGGATTGA